In Bradyrhizobium sp. 170, the DNA window GGGCCGGACCTGTGCTGGTGCATCTTGCACAGCCTGTGCCCGGGCATTTTGCACGGGCTGTATGGGCACGACCTGTGCCCGTGTTTCTTCCTCGGCCGCCCAAGCCTGGAATTGCTTAAACAAGGCTTCAGTTGGTGGCTGACCGATCTCGGTTTGAGCCTGATCGGCAGGTTCAACAGCTGCAGCAATTTCGTCGCGCGCCGGCGCGTCGCTTGTCGTCGTCGGCAAATCCTGAGTGCTGGCGATCGATTGAATTGCCGGCGTCGACGGATCCGTGTCAGGCTGAAGCGCCGGTTTGTCGACCCACGAAGCCGTGATGTCCGCAACCAGCGCGACTGGATCTCCCACTGATAGGATCGCGATACCGATCGCTGTCGCCGTTGCAACCAAAATACTTGCCTTGAGGATTCGTGACGAGATAGCCGCTCTGCCCAAAACCTTCCCGATATCCGGCTGCCCGGTTTCTTCGGCTTGCTCGGAGAGAAAGACAGGATAACGATCGTCCAGTGGGAAACCGTCTTTGTTCGCCATTTGGGTGATGTCGCCCTCTTATTGCTCTCGTGCACCAGTACCCGGCCAGCGAGGTCTAAAAGCGACAATCACCGCCACGATTTTGGAGAAGTTTTGACTTCATTGGGATTCGGGAACCGCGAGATCGCGCGGAAGCCCGAATTGTTTTGAGCACGAGCGGTAACGGCTGCCACAAAAACGAAAGGCGCTTCCATCGGAAGCGCCTTTCGCATTTCTTGGGGCGGGTCCTTGTCGTGGTCTTCCAGCGCCGCACGCAAGGTGATGGACGAAGAGCCGAGGAAGCGGCGTCTTGCCGGCGGAACCAACGCCTGGTTGTGGAATACCATAGTTTCTCCTTGGGTGTGGCGCCCGGGCGACAGAAATTTGAACGGACAATGTTAGGTTGCACGCCGGGGCGCTCAGCATGATTCGGAACTCGGGGTCAGAACATGAAGAAAATCCTGCTTTGCGCGGTTGCGCTCATCGCGCTCGCCGCTCCTGCCTCAGCCGCTGATCTGGCGGCGCGACCCTATACCAAGGCCGCGCCTCCGATCGTCGCTCCGATCTACGACTGGAGCGGCTTCTACATCGGCATCAATGGCGGCGGAGGCTCCGCCCATAAGTGCTGGGATTTGGTCAATATCGGAGGCGTCGTGGTCGCTCCGCCCATTCCCGTGGGTTGCCACAATGCGACCGGAGGCACGATCGGCGGTCAGATCGGTTATCGCTGGCAGAGCGCGAACTGGGTGTTCGGCGTGGAGGCGCAGGGCAACTGGGCTGATTTCAAGGGGTCCAACGCCAGCCTCTTCGCCGCGGGCGTCACGAATCAAACCAGGATTGATGCGTTCGGCCTGTTCACGGGCCAGGTCGGCTATGCTTGGAATAACGTGCTGCTCTACGTGAAAGGCGGTGCCGCGGTCGTCAACGACAAATACAGCGTCTTGATCGATGTTTTGCCCGGGCAGATTTTCAACACCGCGAGCGAAACCCGCTGG includes these proteins:
- a CDS encoding outer membrane beta-barrel protein; the encoded protein is MKKILLCAVALIALAAPASAADLAARPYTKAAPPIVAPIYDWSGFYIGINGGGGSAHKCWDLVNIGGVVVAPPIPVGCHNATGGTIGGQIGYRWQSANWVFGVEAQGNWADFKGSNASLFAAGVTNQTRIDAFGLFTGQVGYAWNNVLLYVKGGAAVVNDKYSVLIDVLPGQIFNTASETRWGGAVGAGLEFGFAPNWSVGIEYDHLFMGHRDVNFYGTGVFGLAPGAFAGTGRIGQDVDIGLVRLNYRWGGPVLAKY